In Pseudomonas nunensis, a single window of DNA contains:
- a CDS encoding GFA family protein has protein sequence MQLEGSCHCGAVSFNLTSAHPYPYQRCYCSICRKTQGGGGYAINISGDANSLKVRGRKHISIYHARLKEDGDKRAHSSTAERHFCSVCGSGLWLFSPEWPELIHPFASAIDTPLPVPPEHTHLMLGSKAPWVEVEVKPKDQEFDVYPEESIAEWHERLGLEK, from the coding sequence ATGCAGCTCGAAGGTTCGTGCCATTGCGGCGCGGTGTCGTTCAATCTGACCAGCGCCCACCCCTACCCTTACCAGCGTTGCTATTGCTCGATCTGCCGCAAGACCCAGGGCGGTGGAGGGTATGCGATCAACATCAGTGGCGACGCGAACAGCCTGAAGGTGCGCGGGCGCAAACACATTTCGATCTACCATGCACGGCTCAAAGAAGACGGCGATAAACGCGCGCATAGCAGCACGGCGGAGCGGCATTTCTGTTCGGTGTGCGGCAGCGGTTTATGGCTGTTCAGCCCCGAGTGGCCAGAGCTGATCCACCCGTTCGCCTCGGCCATCGACACCCCGCTGCCGGTGCCGCCGGAGCACACGCATTTGATGCTGGGGTCGAAGGCGCCGTGGGTGGAGGTTGAGGTGAAGCCCAAGGATCAGGAGTTCGATGTTTACCCAGAGGAGTCAATTGCCGAGTGGCATGAGCGGTTGGGTTTGGAGAAGTAA
- a CDS encoding TonB-dependent siderophore receptor, translating to MPHHLAARFRFALCPLALALPAALLSLASAAQAAETGTSKGDALQLDATNISAQGLGATTEDTHSYTTGQTSSATGLPLSLRETPQSVTVITRQQMDDRGVQSVGDALRNTPGISTQKYDSDRTEFSARGFAITNFQYDGVNQPYDGVYGENPNNSDDSASLDRIEVIKGATGLMTGSGDPSATVNLIRKKPTKEFKASISGTVGSWDAYRSVGDISGSLNESGSVRGRFVGSYSNKNSYQDHYSQKKDLYYGILEADLTPDTLLTFGIDKSSATPRGSSWTGNPTYFSDGGRTDFPRHFNPAADWSRRDFDETTYFASLEQALANDWKLKVSVDQKTTIHDTQLASASGGNPDRVTGEGMFLYWGRWEGHRVQNTADVNVSGPFSLGGREHELVAGVMTSHSRQTGSTYDTSAFELVPGSIYDWNGHLPKQEFPKNGKYERTQSQNGVYLATRLRPTDDLSVILGSRLSTFKYNEDYGYNPGAGLDDTHASYKEHGVVTPYAGVIYDLNDVYSVYASYTSIYQPQTYKDINGTTLAPIEGDAYETGLKAAYFDGKLNASLALFRIEQDGVAESIGTNAITNEGIYKAVDGTKTQGIELELAGELADGWNLSAGYTYARTRDADEQRIFGFPLSTSKPEHVVRTFTTYRLPGALDKVTVGGGISWQSAFYGKIYSPTVGDYTQIKQGGYTLVDLMTRYQYNEHLSFTANANNVFDKRYLTGLGNFDTTFYGEPRNLTLTTKWDF from the coding sequence ATGCCGCACCACCTCGCCGCGCGTTTTCGTTTTGCCTTGTGCCCTTTGGCACTGGCCCTTCCGGCCGCCCTGCTGAGCCTTGCCTCCGCCGCCCAAGCCGCTGAAACCGGCACTTCGAAAGGCGATGCATTGCAACTGGACGCCACCAACATCTCCGCTCAGGGTTTGGGCGCGACCACCGAAGACACGCATTCCTACACCACCGGCCAGACGTCTTCGGCCACCGGTCTGCCGTTGTCGCTGCGGGAAACCCCGCAATCGGTCACCGTAATCACCCGTCAGCAAATGGATGATCGCGGTGTGCAGAGCGTCGGTGATGCGTTGCGCAACACCCCCGGCATCTCGACGCAAAAGTACGACAGCGACCGTACCGAGTTTTCCGCCCGTGGTTTCGCCATCACCAATTTCCAGTACGACGGCGTGAACCAGCCTTACGACGGTGTGTATGGCGAAAACCCTAACAATAGCGACGACTCCGCCAGCCTCGACCGCATCGAAGTGATCAAGGGCGCGACCGGCCTGATGACCGGTTCGGGCGATCCGTCCGCCACCGTCAACCTGATCCGCAAAAAGCCGACCAAGGAATTCAAAGCCTCGATCAGCGGCACTGTGGGTTCGTGGGATGCCTATCGCAGCGTTGGCGATATTTCCGGGTCGCTGAATGAATCCGGCAGCGTGCGCGGTCGTTTTGTCGGCTCGTACTCGAACAAGAATTCCTATCAGGATCACTACAGCCAGAAGAAAGACCTGTATTACGGGATTCTCGAAGCTGACCTGACGCCCGATACCCTGCTGACCTTCGGCATCGACAAATCCAGTGCGACCCCGCGCGGCAGTTCCTGGACCGGCAACCCGACGTATTTCTCCGATGGCGGGCGCACCGACTTCCCACGTCACTTCAACCCGGCCGCCGACTGGAGCCGTCGCGATTTCGACGAAACCACCTATTTCGCCTCGCTGGAGCAGGCCCTGGCGAATGACTGGAAACTCAAGGTCAGCGTCGATCAGAAAACCACGATTCACGACACCCAATTGGCCTCGGCCAGCGGCGGCAACCCGGATCGGGTCACCGGCGAAGGCATGTTCCTGTACTGGGGTCGCTGGGAAGGTCATCGGGTGCAGAACACCGCTGACGTGAACGTCTCCGGACCGTTCAGCCTGGGTGGTCGCGAGCACGAACTGGTGGCTGGCGTCATGACGTCCCACTCGCGCCAGACCGGTTCGACCTACGACACCAGCGCCTTCGAACTGGTGCCAGGCAGTATTTATGACTGGAACGGTCATCTGCCGAAACAGGAGTTCCCGAAGAACGGCAAATACGAGCGCACCCAGAGCCAGAACGGCGTGTACCTGGCCACGCGCCTGCGCCCGACCGACGATTTGTCGGTGATCCTCGGCAGCCGCTTGAGCACTTTCAAGTACAACGAAGATTACGGCTACAACCCTGGCGCCGGGCTGGACGACACTCACGCCAGCTACAAGGAACACGGCGTCGTCACGCCTTACGCCGGGGTGATCTATGACCTGAACGATGTGTACTCGGTGTACGCCAGCTACACCTCGATCTACCAGCCACAAACCTACAAGGACATTAACGGCACGACCCTGGCCCCGATCGAGGGCGACGCCTATGAAACCGGTCTGAAAGCGGCTTATTTCGACGGCAAACTGAATGCCAGCCTGGCCCTGTTCCGCATCGAGCAGGACGGCGTCGCCGAGTCGATCGGCACTAACGCGATCACCAATGAAGGCATCTACAAAGCGGTCGATGGCACCAAGACCCAAGGTATCGAACTGGAACTGGCCGGCGAACTGGCGGACGGCTGGAACCTGTCGGCTGGCTACACCTACGCCCGCACCCGCGATGCCGACGAGCAACGGATCTTCGGGTTCCCGCTGTCCACCAGCAAACCGGAACACGTGGTGCGCACCTTCACCACCTATCGCCTGCCCGGCGCGCTGGACAAGGTGACCGTCGGTGGCGGCATCAGTTGGCAGAGCGCTTTCTACGGCAAGATCTACAGCCCGACCGTCGGCGACTACACCCAGATCAAACAGGGCGGCTACACCCTCGTGGACCTGATGACTCGCTATCAGTACAACGAGCATCTGAGCTTCACGGCCAATGCCAACAACGTGTTCGACAAGCGTTATTTGACGGGGTTGGGCAACTTCGACACCACGTTCTACGGCGAGCCGCGGAATCTGACGTTGACCACGAAGTGGGATTTCTAA
- a CDS encoding ATP-binding protein, with protein sequence MLRLFLGLYLMLAVGLVLALQTVEHTFNALLDNQMQAYNREAVRGQAYSLVEQIRGLEGPGREQQLEALRPHYGLGLTLVNADDLALDDQEKALLAEGLLVIREKYTQFISSIDGGPQLLSIKLPAEPSLMPFYITAAYLMLAVLIGIVLFFWVRPHWRDLEKLRLAAERFGDNDLSSRIQLSKRSNIRDLSEHFNLMAARIEGLIANQRELTNAVSHELRTPIARLSFELDQLKQQPDPAQNRELIADMYADLGELEEMVSELLTYASLERGATVITRENIQASSWLDSVVGSVALEAEAAGVQLLIVECQIDEVRIEPRFMARAVINLLRNAIRYAAGRVEVSLVRSGDQYEVQVNDDGPGVPVDGREKIFEPFSRLDASRDRRTGGFGLGLALVRRVSQSHGGQVEVADSPWGGASFRMTWAHLD encoded by the coding sequence ATGCTGCGGTTATTTCTTGGGTTGTACCTGATGCTGGCCGTTGGGCTGGTGTTGGCGTTGCAGACCGTCGAACACACCTTTAACGCACTGCTCGATAACCAGATGCAGGCGTATAACCGCGAGGCCGTGCGCGGGCAGGCGTATTCGCTGGTGGAGCAGATTCGCGGTCTGGAAGGGCCGGGGCGCGAGCAACAACTGGAGGCGCTGCGCCCGCATTACGGCTTGGGTCTGACGCTGGTCAATGCTGACGATCTTGCCCTCGATGATCAGGAAAAAGCCTTGCTGGCCGAAGGCCTGCTGGTGATTCGGGAGAAGTACACGCAGTTCATTTCTTCGATTGATGGGGGGCCGCAGCTGCTGAGCATCAAGTTGCCGGCGGAGCCGAGCCTGATGCCGTTCTACATCACGGCGGCTTACCTGATGCTGGCGGTGCTGATCGGCATCGTACTGTTCTTCTGGGTGCGCCCACACTGGCGGGATCTGGAGAAACTGCGTCTGGCCGCCGAGCGCTTTGGCGATAACGATCTGTCGTCGCGGATCCAGTTGTCCAAGCGCTCGAACATTCGCGATTTGTCCGAACACTTCAACCTGATGGCCGCGCGCATCGAAGGCCTGATCGCCAATCAGCGCGAGCTGACCAACGCGGTATCCCATGAGTTGCGCACGCCGATTGCGCGGCTGTCATTTGAACTCGATCAGCTCAAGCAACAACCCGATCCGGCGCAGAACCGCGAATTGATTGCCGACATGTACGCCGACCTTGGCGAGCTGGAAGAAATGGTCTCGGAACTGCTGACTTACGCCAGCCTGGAACGCGGCGCCACGGTGATCACCCGGGAGAATATCCAGGCCAGCAGCTGGCTCGACAGCGTAGTCGGCAGCGTGGCGCTGGAAGCGGAAGCGGCGGGGGTGCAACTGCTGATTGTCGAGTGCCAGATTGATGAAGTGCGGATCGAGCCGCGCTTTATGGCGAGGGCGGTGATCAACCTGCTGCGCAATGCCATTCGTTATGCCGCCGGGCGGGTAGAAGTGTCGCTGGTGCGCAGTGGCGATCAGTATGAAGTGCAGGTCAATGATGATGGGCCGGGTGTGCCGGTGGATGGGCGGGAGAAAATCTTCGAACCGTTCTCGCGGCTGGATGCCAGTCGGGATCGGCGGACCGGTGGTTTCGGGCTGGGGTTGGCGTTGGTACGACGGGTGTCGCAATCCCATGGCGGGCAGGTCGAAGTGGCGGATTCGCCGTGGGGTGGGGCGTCGTTTCGCATGACCTGGGCGCATCTCGACTAG
- a CDS encoding winged helix-turn-helix domain-containing protein, whose protein sequence is MDNLGFGKVLLVEDDEKLAGLIAHFLSQHGYEVRAVHRGDLALAAFLEFKPKIVVLDLMLPGQSGLHVCREIRSVSDTPIVILTAKEDDLDHILGLESGADDYVIKPIKPPVLLARLRALQRRQVPETAVCSALEFGHLSIDRSCREVRLAGEGIELTTMEFELLWLLASAAGKILSRDDILNRMRGIAFDGLNRSVDVYISKLRAKLRDNPREPVCIKTVWGKGYLFNPFAWEL, encoded by the coding sequence ATGGATAACCTGGGTTTTGGCAAAGTTTTGCTGGTGGAAGATGACGAGAAGCTCGCCGGGCTGATCGCGCATTTCCTGTCCCAACATGGCTACGAGGTCCGGGCAGTGCACCGTGGCGACCTGGCGTTGGCCGCGTTTCTGGAATTCAAACCGAAAATCGTCGTGCTCGACCTGATGTTGCCGGGCCAGAGCGGCTTGCACGTGTGCCGCGAGATTCGCAGCGTGTCTGACACGCCCATCGTCATCCTCACCGCCAAGGAAGACGACCTCGACCATATCCTCGGCCTGGAATCCGGCGCCGATGACTACGTGATCAAACCGATCAAACCGCCAGTGCTGCTGGCCCGTCTGCGTGCGTTGCAACGTCGGCAAGTGCCTGAAACCGCCGTGTGCAGCGCCCTGGAGTTCGGCCATCTGAGCATCGACCGCAGCTGCCGCGAAGTGCGCCTGGCGGGCGAGGGCATCGAGCTGACCACCATGGAGTTCGAGCTGCTGTGGTTGCTGGCCAGCGCCGCCGGCAAGATTTTGTCCCGGGATGACATCCTCAACCGCATGCGCGGCATCGCTTTCGATGGCCTCAACCGCAGCGTCGACGTCTACATCAGCAAGCTGCGCGCCAAGCTCCGGGACAATCCTCGGGAGCCGGTGTGCATCAAGACCGTTTGGGGCAAGGGTTACCTGTTCAATCCGTTCGCGTGGGAGCTTTAG
- a CDS encoding Mov34/MPN/PAD-1 family protein, producing MKWNNVKADIFSVGLAEFSRGWSSFDLVRLISSSKDCPVVIMESRVREDILLHLSSERVELGGLLIGSVVSSLDLERGVTIVKVSSFMDSKVFNSTSVSLSMGAEVWQRANANREPNSFVVGWYHSHPDLGAFFSGTDRKTQRDFFNTKYSVGLVIDPIRNEERWFFGEDSVEIAQENVLVVSGVLPLS from the coding sequence ATGAAATGGAATAATGTAAAGGCAGATATATTCTCGGTGGGCCTGGCTGAGTTTTCACGAGGATGGAGTTCTTTCGATTTGGTTAGGTTGATCAGTTCGTCGAAAGACTGCCCCGTCGTTATAATGGAATCGCGCGTCAGGGAAGATATACTTTTGCACTTAAGCTCTGAGCGGGTTGAGTTGGGCGGACTACTCATTGGAAGTGTTGTGAGCTCACTCGATCTTGAGCGAGGAGTCACCATAGTTAAAGTTTCCAGTTTCATGGATAGCAAGGTGTTCAACTCTACGTCTGTCTCTCTAAGCATGGGTGCCGAAGTCTGGCAGCGCGCGAATGCCAATAGAGAGCCAAATAGTTTTGTTGTTGGTTGGTATCACAGTCATCCTGACTTGGGAGCGTTTTTTAGTGGTACCGACAGAAAAACCCAACGTGACTTTTTTAACACTAAATATAGTGTGGGCCTCGTTATTGATCCAATTAGAAATGAAGAGCGTTGGTTCTTTGGAGAGGACTCGGTTGAAATAGCGCAAGAAAATGTTTTGGTTGTATCTGGCGTTTTGCCTTTGTCATGA
- a CDS encoding ubiquitin-conjugating enzyme E2: protein MNAMAERVFQDLRKIEELSKAAEGRVTIRSKSGNPINTIILELNFPTAPSTKYPQLVQKRTEVKIELLSRYPFQEPVATITTPIFHPNVYSSGRVCLGSKWLPTQGLDLLVKRIIQIITFDETILNEASPANRDALLWYRTAVRTSPNAFPTGKLIIKEQPAGKVGWNNVSSETTEKAVIICPSCKASLRVPFGKKGNVSCPKCNVTFYIET, encoded by the coding sequence ATGAATGCTATGGCTGAGCGCGTGTTCCAGGATCTGCGTAAAATTGAAGAACTTTCTAAAGCCGCAGAGGGACGTGTGACGATTAGGAGCAAATCAGGCAATCCTATTAACACGATTATTCTTGAACTAAATTTTCCTACTGCTCCATCCACAAAATATCCGCAGCTTGTACAGAAAAGAACAGAAGTAAAAATAGAGCTTTTAAGCCGTTATCCTTTTCAGGAACCGGTAGCGACGATTACAACCCCAATATTTCACCCTAATGTATATAGTTCCGGCAGGGTCTGTTTGGGGAGTAAATGGCTTCCCACACAAGGTCTCGATTTGTTAGTTAAACGGATTATTCAAATTATAACGTTCGACGAGACTATCTTGAACGAAGCGTCGCCCGCGAATAGAGATGCGCTGCTTTGGTACAGGACTGCCGTAAGGACTAGTCCAAATGCTTTTCCTACCGGAAAGTTGATCATCAAAGAGCAGCCTGCAGGGAAGGTTGGCTGGAACAACGTGAGCAGCGAGACTACTGAAAAAGCGGTGATAATCTGTCCTTCATGTAAAGCATCTCTTCGCGTGCCATTTGGTAAAAAAGGAAATGTCTCCTGTCCAAAATGTAACGTCACGTTTTATATAGAAACGTAA
- a CDS encoding HesA/MoeB/ThiF family protein yields the protein MSSDRYQRHSLIDWFSQEDVKAATFAIVGCGAVGNEVAKNLALLGVGNVDLYDFDTIELHNLTRSVLFREGDVGSFKAEVAAARIEELDPNINVGFFLGDFWDEMSLDRAASYSCIICCVDNFEARIRLNQLCLIAKTNLINTGIDSRFCQVEVFPFASTTRVACYECNLPNSAYERMQARYSCGWLKKISFVEKKIPTTIITSSLTGALAVSNALDMTRGVALDESKRILIDSFSGRSTLSSIESSCSCPACALLVGRVSVLKGGSQIHSSLGFPAGDSDDYVVTSDPVLVSTRCVVCSPSIDDFDIIFQRASSYDASINTCVRCGIDSVQVVIKDSFSLHELNHDFYGMQFPCKFIRMCVNEQTTIIEME from the coding sequence ATGAGCAGTGACCGCTATCAGCGTCATTCTTTAATCGATTGGTTTTCACAGGAAGATGTGAAGGCTGCAACGTTTGCGATTGTTGGCTGTGGCGCCGTAGGAAATGAAGTTGCAAAAAACTTGGCTCTGCTCGGGGTCGGTAATGTTGATCTGTATGACTTTGATACTATCGAACTTCATAATCTGACGAGAAGCGTTCTTTTTAGGGAAGGCGATGTTGGTAGCTTTAAGGCAGAGGTCGCCGCCGCGCGGATAGAAGAGCTTGATCCGAATATCAATGTGGGGTTTTTTCTCGGGGATTTTTGGGATGAAATGTCATTGGATCGAGCGGCATCATATAGTTGCATTATTTGTTGCGTTGATAATTTTGAGGCCAGGATTAGGCTCAATCAACTCTGCTTGATCGCTAAAACAAATCTTATAAATACGGGGATAGATAGCCGATTCTGCCAAGTCGAAGTTTTTCCTTTTGCCTCAACAACGCGTGTGGCGTGCTATGAATGTAATCTTCCTAATAGTGCTTATGAGCGAATGCAGGCACGATACTCTTGCGGGTGGTTGAAAAAAATCTCTTTTGTCGAGAAGAAGATTCCCACGACAATAATAACATCCAGCCTGACTGGCGCGTTAGCAGTCTCAAATGCACTTGATATGACCAGAGGCGTTGCTCTTGATGAATCGAAACGAATATTGATTGATTCATTCAGTGGGCGCTCAACACTCAGCAGCATTGAATCGAGTTGCAGTTGTCCTGCTTGCGCATTATTGGTTGGGCGAGTTTCAGTGTTGAAGGGAGGTTCGCAAATCCATAGCAGTCTGGGTTTTCCTGCGGGGGATTCAGATGATTACGTAGTTACCAGTGATCCAGTGCTGGTTTCAACTCGGTGTGTCGTGTGCAGTCCGTCAATCGACGACTTCGATATTATTTTTCAGCGGGCTTCAAGTTATGATGCATCAATTAACACATGTGTGCGCTGTGGAATTGATTCGGTGCAGGTCGTGATCAAGGATTCATTTTCGCTGCACGAATTAAATCATGATTTTTACGGAATGCAGTTTCCTTGTAAATTCATCCGTATGTGTGTAAACGAACAGACAACTATTATCGAGATGGAGTAA
- a CDS encoding J domain-containing protein: MKWVDIDTGYKSQLDRIKCQNPYERLGVSETATLDEVKGAYRRKIKLYHPDRADAFMSSYVTEVIKLLNQAIEQIKKEKSHEQ, encoded by the coding sequence ATGAAGTGGGTTGATATTGACACTGGCTATAAGAGTCAGCTTGATCGCATTAAATGTCAGAATCCGTACGAGCGTTTAGGTGTCTCTGAAACGGCGACATTGGATGAGGTGAAGGGGGCTTATCGAAGAAAAATCAAGCTTTATCATCCTGATAGAGCGGACGCTTTTATGTCCAGCTATGTTACGGAAGTTATCAAGTTATTGAATCAGGCTATTGAGCAGATAAAAAAGGAGAAGAGTCATGAGCAGTGA
- a CDS encoding OB-fold nucleic acid binding domain-containing protein, with translation MGSLIVVGGIWLIWVLVSKWRLSVKKDNQRRSSVAPVRTSTVTPAPRPVRPAPPPPPPPPQPQPQPQPKPPSNEVFRPAARSVNKPAISFKDASAAPAAGTKSIATDLSGLHDAFTGALLNQKLGLYQCQACKVYYHTESFQLLKEVNNAQCVSCPSINIISVVFGAPSKGRDYTPDVVTLGNYHQYVGSVVTFEGLVHKVRESSRGNDYAVMFEDKSWVKSFKLVFFRGAVKKIGGSQILGLSGKRVKVRGLIIEHPDFGFEIVVSEKAMILSVG, from the coding sequence ATGGGCTCGTTAATAGTAGTTGGAGGTATATGGTTAATTTGGGTGTTAGTGTCCAAGTGGCGTTTGTCAGTTAAAAAGGACAATCAACGGCGCTCCAGTGTTGCGCCGGTGCGAACTTCCACCGTTACTCCTGCACCAAGGCCGGTTCGTCCGGCACCGCCACCGCCACCGCCACCGCCACAACCACAACCACAACCACAACCAAAGCCACCCAGCAATGAAGTATTTCGCCCTGCTGCGCGTTCTGTAAACAAGCCGGCTATAAGTTTTAAAGATGCTTCGGCTGCCCCTGCTGCAGGCACTAAATCTATTGCCACTGATTTGAGCGGCTTGCATGATGCTTTTACAGGTGCCCTGCTTAATCAAAAGTTAGGTCTGTATCAATGTCAAGCCTGCAAGGTTTACTATCACACTGAAAGCTTTCAGCTCCTAAAAGAGGTGAATAACGCTCAGTGCGTTTCCTGTCCTTCTATAAATATTATATCGGTTGTTTTTGGAGCGCCGTCCAAAGGAAGAGATTACACGCCAGATGTTGTGACGTTAGGTAATTATCACCAGTATGTGGGTTCGGTTGTTACATTTGAAGGCCTGGTACATAAGGTAAGGGAAAGCAGCCGAGGTAACGACTACGCCGTTATGTTTGAAGATAAGTCGTGGGTGAAGAGTTTTAAATTGGTGTTTTTTCGTGGGGCTGTCAAAAAAATTGGCGGAAGCCAAATTCTCGGTTTGAGTGGAAAGAGAGTCAAGGTTCGAGGACTGATTATTGAGCATCCTGATTTTGGATTCGAAATAGTTGTTTCTGAAAAAGCAATGATTCTGAGTGTCGGTTAA
- a CDS encoding tRNA-(ms[2]io[6]A)-hydroxylase, with protein sequence MILPEIHEFLGCRTPDGWVQAALADQETLLIDHKNCEFKAASTALSLIAKYHSHVDLINLMSRLAREELVHHEQVMRLMKKRKIELRQLSAGRYASGLRKVVRSHEPVKLVDTLVVGAFIEARSCERFEALVPHLDEELGKFYFGLLKSEARHFQGYLKLAYQYGDAKDIAQVIDRVRAAEQELIESPDVEFRFHSGVPTAA encoded by the coding sequence ATGATCCTTCCCGAAATTCACGAGTTCCTCGGCTGCCGCACTCCTGACGGCTGGGTCCAGGCCGCGCTGGCCGATCAGGAAACCTTGCTGATCGACCACAAGAACTGCGAATTCAAGGCCGCCAGCACGGCGTTGAGCCTGATCGCCAAGTATCACTCCCACGTCGATTTGATCAACCTGATGTCGCGCCTGGCCCGGGAAGAACTGGTGCACCACGAGCAGGTCATGCGCCTGATGAAAAAGCGCAAGATCGAACTGCGCCAGCTCTCCGCCGGGCGTTACGCCTCGGGCCTGCGCAAAGTCGTGCGCAGCCACGAACCGGTGAAACTGGTGGATACCCTGGTAGTCGGCGCGTTTATCGAGGCCCGCAGCTGCGAGCGTTTCGAGGCGCTGGTGCCGCATCTGGATGAAGAATTGGGCAAGTTCTACTTCGGCTTGCTGAAAAGCGAGGCCCGGCATTTCCAGGGTTACCTGAAACTGGCCTACCAGTACGGCGACGCCAAGGACATCGCCCAGGTCATCGACCGGGTACGCGCCGCCGAGCAGGAATTGATTGAGTCGCCGGACGTGGAATTCCGTTTTCACAGCGGCGTGCCGACCGCCGCATAA
- a CDS encoding universal stress protein: protein MQAIRSILVVIEPEHSESLALKRAKLIAGVTQAHLHLLVCDRKHDHSAMLGVLKAALVEDGYSVTTEQAWNESLHETIVDVQQAEGCGLVIKQHFPDSPLKKALLTPADWKLLRYCPTPVLLVKTSKPWTGGVILAAIDVGNTDGEHRTLHACIVDHGYDIASLAKAQLHVISAHPSPMLSSADPTFQLSETIQARYREQCKAFQAEFDIDDNHLHIEEGPADVLIPFMVHKLQAAVIVIGTVARSGLSGALIGNTAEVVLDAVESDVLVLKPDEIMDHLEEVVTRH from the coding sequence ATGCAAGCCATACGCAGCATTCTGGTGGTCATCGAACCCGAACACTCGGAAAGCCTGGCGCTCAAGCGGGCCAAGCTGATCGCGGGCGTGACCCAGGCCCATCTGCACTTGCTGGTGTGTGATCGCAAGCATGATCACAGCGCGATGCTGGGCGTGCTCAAGGCGGCACTGGTGGAGGACGGCTACAGCGTCACCACCGAGCAGGCCTGGAACGAAAGCCTGCACGAAACCATCGTCGATGTGCAGCAAGCCGAAGGCTGCGGGCTGGTGATCAAGCAGCATTTCCCCGACAGCCCGCTGAAAAAGGCCCTGCTGACCCCGGCGGACTGGAAACTGCTGCGTTACTGCCCAACGCCGGTATTGCTGGTGAAAACCTCGAAACCCTGGACTGGCGGGGTCATTCTGGCGGCCATCGACGTCGGCAACACCGACGGCGAACACCGCACGCTGCATGCCTGCATCGTCGATCATGGGTACGACATCGCCAGCCTGGCCAAGGCGCAGTTGCACGTGATCAGTGCGCATCCTTCGCCGATGCTCTCGTCAGCCGACCCGACCTTCCAGCTCAGCGAAACCATCCAGGCGCGCTATCGCGAGCAGTGCAAGGCGTTCCAGGCCGAATTCGACATCGATGACAACCACCTGCATATCGAGGAAGGCCCGGCGGATGTGTTGATTCCGTTCATGGTGCATAAGCTGCAGGCGGCGGTGATCGTGATCGGCACGGTGGCGCGGTCCGGGTTGTCCGGGGCGTTGATCGGCAATACGGCGGAAGTGGTGCTGGATGCGGTGGAGAGCGATGTGCTGGTGCTCAAACCGGATGAGATCATGGATCATCTGGAAGAGGTTGTGACGCGGCATTGA
- a CDS encoding DUF1289 domain-containing protein, which translates to MPNQTIKTPCVGLCSTVYGDLVCRGCKRFHHEVINWNGYNEEEKRAVWLRLEQLLSQVMASKLEVFDPQRLRLQLEQRKIRFVPHQSEYCWAYQLIARGARVINNLEAYGMVLMPEFRDWNLPELRDAIDREFFLLSEAHYQRYIAPGFLKDAFGA; encoded by the coding sequence ATGCCCAATCAGACCATCAAGACCCCCTGCGTCGGCCTCTGCTCCACCGTTTACGGTGACCTGGTGTGCCGTGGCTGCAAGCGTTTCCACCACGAAGTGATCAACTGGAACGGTTACAACGAGGAAGAAAAACGCGCGGTGTGGTTGCGTCTGGAGCAACTGCTGTCCCAGGTGATGGCCAGCAAACTGGAAGTTTTCGACCCCCAGCGCCTGCGTTTGCAGCTCGAACAGCGAAAAATCCGCTTTGTGCCGCATCAGTCGGAATATTGCTGGGCCTATCAGTTGATCGCCCGTGGCGCGCGTGTCATCAACAATCTGGAGGCTTACGGGATGGTGCTGATGCCGGAGTTCCGCGACTGGAACCTGCCGGAATTGCGCGATGCCATTGATCGGGAGTTTTTCCTGCTGTCGGAGGCGCATTACCAGCGATATATCGCTCCGGGCTTTTTAAAGGACGCCTTCGGCGCCTAA